One genomic region from Croceicoccus sp. YJ47 encodes:
- a CDS encoding tyrosine-type recombinase/integrase, whose product MAQLLFSTPAFRPDGSSVENVPMLLDARMRLVEPACAWLMHVALVRGRTRSPQTWRTYAEALYDWWQTLEANGWAWDEVGPGELAAYRDQMLRPRGDSGRPLARSTINGRLRTIGRFYRWSVATGLMKQVPFASQEIALSRSRPQAFLAHVDATGGQIRANELTVRHMPMLPRPLAPEAIRRIMAAMPARDRLIVEWAVTTGIRRMEVAGLTVRHLKGAGSEPMVPVQIDETKGGRSRIIYPPAPLVDRTRAYVREERAVLVRRAATKRADRDPEALFLTCRGQPMKPRRVGAMFTAAAEAAGVTATFHALRHTFAAAMLRFLQREARANPELNPLLALQVLLGHADLATTAVYLRVVETDLSAIEASVDDLYAALL is encoded by the coding sequence ATGGCGCAGCTGTTGTTCTCGACGCCTGCATTCCGGCCCGACGGATCATCGGTGGAGAATGTCCCGATGCTGCTCGACGCCCGGATGCGGCTCGTCGAACCGGCCTGCGCATGGCTGATGCACGTTGCTTTGGTGCGCGGCAGGACCCGCAGCCCGCAGACCTGGCGAACCTACGCTGAAGCTCTCTACGACTGGTGGCAGACGCTAGAGGCCAATGGCTGGGCCTGGGACGAGGTCGGTCCTGGCGAACTGGCCGCCTATCGCGATCAGATGCTCCGGCCCCGTGGCGACAGCGGCAGACCGCTGGCACGCAGTACAATCAACGGGCGGCTCAGGACCATAGGGCGTTTCTACCGCTGGAGCGTGGCGACCGGACTGATGAAGCAGGTCCCGTTCGCAAGCCAGGAAATCGCGTTGTCGCGCAGTCGCCCGCAGGCGTTCCTGGCCCATGTCGATGCCACCGGCGGTCAAATCCGGGCCAACGAGCTTACCGTGCGGCATATGCCGATGTTGCCGCGCCCGCTCGCGCCGGAAGCGATCCGGCGCATCATGGCCGCAATGCCGGCACGCGACAGACTGATCGTTGAATGGGCAGTGACTACGGGAATCCGTCGGATGGAAGTGGCGGGCCTGACCGTGCGTCATCTGAAAGGGGCCGGCAGTGAACCGATGGTGCCGGTGCAGATCGACGAAACCAAGGGTGGGCGGTCGCGAATAATATATCCACCGGCCCCGCTGGTCGATCGTACCCGTGCCTATGTGCGGGAAGAGCGGGCGGTCCTCGTCCGTCGTGCGGCGACAAAACGGGCAGATCGCGATCCCGAGGCTCTGTTCCTGACTTGTCGGGGGCAGCCCATGAAACCGCGCAGGGTTGGCGCGATGTTCACGGCTGCCGCCGAGGCAGCGGGTGTGACGGCGACGTTCCATGCGCTGCGACATACCTTCGCCGCCGCCATGCTGCGGTTCCTGCAACGCGAAGCCCGGGCCAATCCCGAACTCAATCCCTTGCTCGCGTTGCAGGTGCTGCTCGGCCACGCCGATCTGGCAACCACCGCGGTATACCTGCGCGTTGTCGAAACCGACCTCTCGGCAATCGAGGCCTCGGTCGACGATCTCTATGCGGCGCTGCTGTAA
- a CDS encoding site-specific integrase — protein sequence MAAEWALAFRHHYAAKQPANRGSAFRTLKFWFAFLAEYDSAILATHDVDSGSLNAFIVWLGTRPWSKGSRYTVWSIIKQHMAWLKRNRPDLVHPELEIPFNPFPRKNAEARQREALSRDEMERVLTAAHRDIETAWALFEEGRAALAQVDRKAIVSEPDLAKLDLDDIGVMLAVIDGRFGGVPPKVGDMLRKGAGLWHLHFAMIRHGGMGEIAGRLFALPDTIVAYMIAIGAQTFANAEALRLMRRDCLSEHLLLEGRVLVSWRKGRAGREQRRSFLRDKGSSVPVLIDQVLAMTERLVPHTPRRDQNYLFLTGRIHGSRRVGVIPGYLATKLTRRFVMRHGLVGDDGKPLKLTLAALRASGLTLAHERLGHDILKTQVLANHATPDTTQRYVDRPRVRKAQALAIGRLQARFVEMVRGDVESPPGTEVLPDLRHATAAGFICSDPLAGVAEGQRKGELCTAWLGCFTCPNAVIPLNEDVLVRLLATRAALTDARAAMAPERWRLLYAPKLEILERDILPRFCEAMLEAVSRMSLPQLPPVE from the coding sequence ATGGCTGCCGAGTGGGCGCTCGCGTTCCGGCATCACTATGCTGCCAAACAACCGGCCAACAGAGGCTCAGCGTTCCGTACCCTGAAGTTCTGGTTTGCGTTCCTTGCCGAATACGATTCCGCCATCTTAGCCACGCACGACGTCGATAGCGGCAGTCTCAATGCGTTTATCGTTTGGCTCGGCACGAGGCCCTGGAGCAAGGGGTCACGGTATACTGTCTGGTCGATCATCAAGCAGCACATGGCCTGGCTCAAGCGCAACCGGCCCGACCTGGTTCACCCCGAACTCGAAATCCCGTTCAATCCGTTCCCCCGCAAGAATGCGGAAGCGCGCCAGCGTGAGGCACTGAGCCGCGATGAAATGGAACGCGTGCTCACGGCGGCCCATCGGGACATCGAAACAGCCTGGGCACTGTTCGAGGAAGGCCGCGCTGCGCTGGCTCAGGTCGATCGCAAGGCCATTGTCTCCGAACCCGACCTCGCCAAGCTCGATCTCGACGATATCGGGGTCATGCTCGCGGTGATCGACGGTCGGTTCGGCGGCGTGCCACCCAAAGTCGGCGACATGTTGAGAAAGGGCGCGGGTCTCTGGCATCTCCACTTCGCCATGATCCGCCACGGTGGCATGGGCGAAATCGCGGGGCGGCTGTTTGCGCTGCCGGATACGATCGTTGCCTATATGATCGCCATCGGCGCGCAAACCTTTGCAAATGCCGAGGCCCTCAGGCTGATGCGGCGCGACTGCCTGAGCGAGCATCTGCTGCTTGAAGGCCGGGTTCTCGTCAGTTGGCGCAAGGGGCGCGCCGGACGCGAACAGCGCCGCAGCTTCCTGCGCGACAAAGGCTCCTCGGTGCCCGTGCTGATCGATCAGGTTCTGGCTATGACCGAAAGGCTGGTGCCGCATACGCCACGCCGCGACCAGAATTATCTCTTCCTCACCGGGAGAATACACGGGTCTCGCAGAGTCGGTGTGATCCCCGGCTATCTGGCCACGAAACTTACCCGGCGGTTTGTGATGCGCCATGGCCTGGTGGGCGACGATGGCAAGCCGCTCAAACTGACGCTGGCGGCGCTGCGCGCATCGGGGCTCACACTAGCGCACGAGCGGCTCGGGCATGACATCCTGAAGACGCAGGTGCTGGCCAACCATGCTACTCCAGACACGACACAGCGCTATGTGGACCGGCCCCGCGTCCGAAAGGCGCAAGCGCTGGCAATCGGCAGGTTGCAAGCCCGGTTTGTGGAAATGGTCCGGGGCGATGTCGAATCCCCGCCCGGGACGGAGGTGCTTCCCGATCTGCGCCACGCGACCGCAGCCGGATTTATCTGTAGCGATCCCCTTGCCGGCGTTGCCGAAGGACAGCGCAAGGGCGAGCTGTGTACGGCCTGGCTCGGATGCTTCACCTGCCCCAATGCCGTGATCCCGCTCAACGAGGACGTGCTGGTTCGCCTGCTGGCGACGCGGGCAGCGCTCACCGACGCGCGTGCCGCCATGGCTCCCGAACGCTGGCGGCTGCTTTATGCACCCAAGCTGGAAATCCTCGAGCGCGATATCCTGCCCCGGTTCTGCGAGGCGATGCTCGAAGCAGTTTCGAGGATGTCACTGCCGCAGCTGCCGCCAGTCGAATGA
- a CDS encoding single-stranded DNA-binding protein: MTNLVILVGRIARDPETRTTQGGTSITSISVVTDRPARKDGKTYKDENGYTAKDSEFHRITCFNGLGQNVAKYCTKGQLVTVEGRIHYTQWEDQSGTKRYGCEIIADKVDFLTKGRSGSNEGAPDIDED, from the coding sequence ATGACCAATCTCGTTATCCTCGTTGGCCGCATCGCTCGCGACCCCGAGACCCGCACCACCCAGGGCGGAACCAGCATCACATCGATCTCGGTCGTGACCGACCGTCCCGCCCGCAAGGATGGCAAGACCTACAAGGACGAAAACGGCTACACCGCCAAGGACAGCGAATTCCACCGGATCACCTGCTTCAACGGCCTCGGCCAGAACGTCGCCAAGTACTGCACCAAGGGCCAGCTCGTGACGGTCGAAGGGCGCATCCACTACACCCAGTGGGAAGATCAGAGCGGCACCAAGCGCTACGGCTGCGAGATCATCGCCGACAAGGTCGACTTCCTCACCAAGGGCCGCTCCGGCAGCAACGAAGGTGCTCCCGATATCGATGAGGACTGA
- a CDS encoding DUF2493 domain-containing protein — MHTSFADQLAGLDLAGFSIGPAPLSISDFPVREAVVQTLEAVWSDLFAMVSGTALEADAEDLGWAFVNIFHRSAERKSTAVDRATDEVRALIATADGSEVHTHELETQVERAQCAESAMLALEEMREVAAALYLNEFGSSWKPVSSSRFNHSVMLTSALVEGRDFLRARAEAKRRAAVPEGTPVVFAGGRSRHATEDDALTFGNNVWATLDKVRDRVPDMVLIHGGDTKGVDRLASSWAERRGIPQVTFSLDMRLGARAGFKRNERMLSLDPRYVVAFPGNGVLERLVIEAKARRITVVDRRGPLGTNPKSTSAATD; from the coding sequence ATGCACACGTCATTTGCCGACCAACTCGCCGGACTCGATCTTGCCGGTTTCTCGATCGGCCCAGCTCCCCTATCGATAAGCGATTTCCCGGTCCGGGAGGCGGTTGTCCAAACCCTCGAAGCGGTCTGGTCCGATCTTTTTGCGATGGTGTCCGGGACCGCTCTTGAAGCCGACGCCGAGGATCTTGGCTGGGCCTTCGTCAACATCTTTCACCGCTCCGCCGAACGCAAATCGACGGCCGTTGACCGGGCGACCGACGAGGTCCGCGCGCTGATTGCTACGGCCGATGGATCCGAGGTCCACACCCATGAACTTGAGACCCAGGTCGAGCGGGCGCAGTGCGCCGAAAGCGCGATGCTGGCGCTCGAAGAGATGCGCGAGGTCGCGGCAGCCCTTTACCTCAACGAGTTCGGTTCCTCCTGGAAGCCGGTCTCCAGTTCGCGCTTCAATCACAGCGTCATGCTGACCTCGGCGCTCGTCGAAGGGCGCGACTTTCTGCGCGCCCGTGCCGAGGCCAAACGCCGTGCAGCGGTGCCCGAAGGAACCCCGGTCGTCTTCGCTGGCGGACGTAGCCGTCATGCCACTGAAGACGATGCACTGACCTTCGGCAACAACGTCTGGGCAACGCTCGACAAGGTCCGCGACCGCGTGCCCGACATGGTGCTCATCCATGGCGGCGATACCAAGGGCGTCGACCGCCTGGCATCGAGCTGGGCTGAACGTCGCGGTATCCCGCAGGTCACGTTCTCGCTCGACATGCGGCTGGGCGCCCGTGCCGGCTTCAAGCGCAACGAGCGGATGCTTTCCCTCGATCCGCGCTACGTCGTCGCCTTTCCGGGCAATGGGGTCCTCGAACGTCTGGTGATCGAAGCCAAGGCTCGGCGGATCACCGTTGTCGATCGGCGCGGGCCCCTTGGGACCAATCCGAAGAGCACTTCGGCAGCCACTGACTGA
- a CDS encoding type IV secretion system DNA-binding domain-containing protein produces the protein MKRNLVNFTRGSQLLGHFSFMFAAGLKGPLIVAVLVISWTSWWTISAGLTDHEVYLVWMRIYAAIYGFMEFDTAKQVTLKTAFGATIQFPIAQLESYPPVAHAWEKLMALLTSALWRSGFLLVPAFAIFYWFAERFGGRSKERKHERGAMLVTLPELVDELTAHNRRERTRELDSALGWKWRLSLPREIARVFPYRPSHIATVSYPWRLEQSHAMLIGTTGMGKTVAISDMIAEARAKGQRCVVFDLTGAFIEHFHAAHCDIILNPLDARCPQWSLFDECRSEGEFWAAADALVPHDGGGEAQFWVIAARALFVEFCLKLVAEGRASNDALARELMTADLSRVHAMMRGTIADPLTAPEAARMAESIRAVFNVNAKALKLLPAAGPSFSVRKWIEDGADSTPNQGSILFISARYVDMSVCAQLLTLWLDTAMNTLMTMPRTRDLKCWFFVDELGALHRLPALEKGLQTARNFGGAIVLGLHAYAKLKEVYGENMAMTLASLARTKLILGTADRETATWCSDFIGHRQVRDMEEGYTYGYNNARDAVSLTPRKHIEPLLLPDQLMNLPRLSGYIKFPDGFPAAPIKLKPVDRPKRAETFIARVKESPKARVTVPHSAAEQAEQKAAPTGSEHPSSNDDGAGKPVVPKQGELALDQGPKAAPRQEPHAPAKDLGRAVERTPGKTSKEREPATRSGQDKAGKAKTDRSNTRTDAPPRKAGPSARPLLPTGEAAAARDQSVSPKGTPQASTPGTEGLQQGKPDNPKSQSSSDATARKLMIEDGLREHEPPPITGPDLGDMEM, from the coding sequence ATGAAGCGTAATCTCGTCAACTTCACGCGTGGCAGCCAGCTGCTTGGACACTTCAGCTTCATGTTCGCGGCGGGTCTCAAGGGCCCATTGATTGTCGCCGTGCTCGTGATCTCATGGACCTCCTGGTGGACCATTTCGGCAGGGCTCACCGACCACGAAGTCTATCTCGTCTGGATGCGGATCTACGCTGCCATCTACGGCTTCATGGAGTTCGATACCGCCAAACAGGTCACCCTGAAAACCGCCTTTGGCGCGACCATCCAGTTTCCGATTGCCCAGCTCGAAAGCTACCCCCCGGTGGCCCATGCGTGGGAGAAGCTGATGGCGCTTCTGACCAGTGCCTTGTGGCGTTCCGGGTTCCTGCTGGTCCCTGCGTTTGCCATCTTCTACTGGTTCGCCGAGCGGTTCGGTGGCCGCTCCAAGGAGCGCAAACATGAGCGCGGCGCGATGCTCGTCACGCTCCCCGAGCTTGTCGATGAACTGACCGCGCACAACCGGCGCGAGCGCACCCGTGAGCTCGATTCCGCGCTGGGCTGGAAATGGCGGCTCAGCCTGCCGCGAGAGATCGCCCGGGTCTTTCCCTATCGGCCATCGCACATCGCCACGGTCTCCTATCCCTGGCGGCTCGAACAAAGCCATGCGATGCTCATTGGCACCACCGGTATGGGCAAGACCGTGGCAATCTCCGACATGATTGCGGAAGCCAGAGCCAAGGGCCAGCGCTGTGTGGTCTTCGATTTGACCGGCGCCTTTATCGAGCACTTCCATGCGGCCCATTGCGACATCATCCTCAACCCGCTCGATGCGCGTTGCCCCCAGTGGAGCCTGTTTGACGAATGCCGTTCTGAAGGCGAGTTCTGGGCCGCGGCGGACGCCCTCGTCCCCCATGACGGGGGCGGAGAAGCCCAGTTCTGGGTGATCGCTGCACGAGCCCTTTTCGTGGAATTCTGCCTCAAACTTGTGGCCGAGGGCAGGGCGTCCAACGACGCCTTGGCGCGTGAGCTGATGACCGCGGACCTCTCGCGCGTTCATGCCATGATGCGCGGTACTATCGCCGATCCGCTAACCGCGCCGGAGGCTGCCCGCATGGCAGAGTCGATCCGCGCCGTTTTCAACGTGAACGCCAAGGCGCTCAAGCTGCTGCCGGCTGCCGGTCCAAGTTTCTCGGTTCGCAAATGGATCGAGGACGGGGCCGATAGCACCCCGAACCAGGGCTCGATCCTGTTCATTTCGGCTCGCTATGTCGACATGAGCGTCTGCGCGCAGCTGCTGACGCTATGGCTCGACACGGCCATGAATACGCTGATGACGATGCCCCGCACCCGCGATCTCAAGTGCTGGTTCTTCGTCGATGAGCTCGGCGCATTGCACCGCCTGCCGGCCCTCGAGAAAGGCTTGCAGACGGCGCGCAATTTCGGCGGCGCGATTGTTCTTGGCCTGCACGCCTATGCCAAGCTCAAGGAGGTCTACGGCGAGAACATGGCGATGACGCTGGCATCGCTTGCCCGGACCAAGCTGATCCTTGGAACCGCCGACCGCGAAACGGCCACCTGGTGTTCCGACTTCATCGGCCATCGCCAGGTCAGGGACATGGAGGAGGGCTACACCTACGGCTACAACAATGCGCGCGATGCGGTCAGCCTCACCCCGCGCAAGCACATCGAGCCGCTCTTGCTGCCCGACCAGCTGATGAACCTGCCGCGCCTGTCAGGGTACATCAAGTTTCCCGACGGCTTTCCCGCCGCACCGATCAAGCTGAAGCCCGTCGACCGACCCAAGCGGGCGGAGACATTCATTGCCAGGGTCAAGGAAAGCCCGAAGGCAAGGGTCACGGTGCCCCATTCTGCGGCGGAGCAGGCCGAGCAGAAGGCAGCGCCAACAGGTAGCGAGCATCCCTCGTCCAACGATGACGGAGCGGGCAAGCCGGTCGTTCCAAAGCAGGGAGAACTGGCCCTGGATCAGGGACCGAAAGCCGCGCCGAGACAGGAGCCTCACGCGCCTGCCAAGGATCTTGGGCGAGCAGTGGAACGCACACCCGGCAAGACGTCGAAGGAGCGAGAACCGGCAACTCGTTCCGGGCAAGACAAGGCGGGCAAGGCCAAGACGGACCGGTCGAATACCAGAACTGATGCTCCGCCGCGAAAGGCTGGACCTTCCGCCCGCCCACTTCTCCCGACAGGCGAAGCCGCAGCGGCGCGGGATCAGTCGGTTTCGCCTAAGGGCACGCCTCAGGCCAGCACGCCCGGAACGGAAGGGCTGCAACAGGGCAAGCCAGATAACCCGAAGAGCCAAAGCTCGAGTGATGCTACCGCGCGCAAGCTGATGATCGAGGATGGTTTGCGGGAGCACGAGCCTCCGCCGATCACTGGTCCCGATCTTGGCGACATGGAGATGTGA
- a CDS encoding DUF6878 family protein, translated as MIDIEAVMADFAVRQAERQMQVAEEIQQLKVAILPRLQDAGIARVEIRFDGCGDSGAVEECACLDAAGAGIPCPDVTLLEGEADSVDRTGSREPQSLGQALEQLTYLALERHHPGWEDQRRCLRRIGDRCG; from the coding sequence ATGATCGATATCGAGGCTGTGATGGCCGATTTTGCCGTTCGCCAGGCCGAGCGGCAGATGCAGGTTGCTGAAGAGATTCAGCAGCTCAAGGTCGCCATTCTTCCGCGCTTGCAGGATGCCGGCATCGCCCGTGTCGAGATCCGCTTTGACGGCTGCGGCGACAGCGGTGCCGTTGAAGAATGTGCATGCCTCGATGCAGCCGGCGCGGGGATCCCGTGCCCGGATGTGACCCTCTTGGAAGGCGAAGCAGACAGCGTTGATCGTACCGGTTCCAGAGAGCCGCAATCACTCGGGCAGGCACTCGAACAGCTGACCTACCTGGCGCTCGAACGTCACCATCCTGGCTGGGAAGATCAACGACGGTGCCTGCGGCGAATTGGTGATCGATGTGGCTGA
- a CDS encoding DUF5818 domain-containing protein, which yields MSSTTHLIGIVERAANGPVLQTDGGGTWELDNTRQVRKFIGSRVEVVGERSGFNGFVCDQIWSVGQPRPTAFKLRLEFILAAAFVAYGLYATVGGVVSALG from the coding sequence GTGAGCAGCACCACACATCTAATCGGCATCGTTGAGCGGGCGGCTAACGGGCCGGTGCTGCAAACCGATGGTGGCGGGACCTGGGAGCTCGACAACACCCGCCAGGTACGCAAATTCATCGGCTCTCGCGTCGAAGTGGTCGGCGAGCGTTCGGGGTTCAACGGGTTTGTCTGTGACCAGATATGGTCGGTCGGACAGCCTCGACCGACTGCATTCAAACTCCGGCTCGAATTCATACTTGCCGCAGCCTTCGTCGCCTACGGTCTTTACGCGACGGTTGGCGGGGTCGTGAGCGCGCTCGGCTGA
- a CDS encoding DUF6437 family protein, protein MARSKPTARDALRKLREQRAQLENEEARLREEAATELGKLLIECGAETIEPAQLRQIVRASMALGIEETLKRIAPA, encoded by the coding sequence ATGGCCAGGTCCAAACCCACTGCCCGCGATGCGCTGAGGAAGCTGCGTGAACAGCGTGCCCAACTCGAAAACGAGGAGGCGCGTCTTCGCGAAGAAGCAGCGACCGAACTCGGAAAGCTGCTGATCGAGTGCGGCGCGGAGACGATCGAACCGGCACAGTTGCGCCAGATCGTTCGCGCATCGATGGCGCTCGGGATCGAGGAAACGCTGAAGCGGATTGCTCCCGCGTAA
- the mobF gene encoding MobF family relaxase has translation MLSVANVRTAGGAANYFAADNYYTRADADRSGEWLGKGAAALGLTGSVDARQFEAVLKGLLPDGSRVGSDNRAHRAGTDLTFSMPKSWSVLVLVGGDKRILDAYGSAVRETLRWAEKNLAETRMAVRGKERTVQTGNLAIALFQHDTNRNQEPNAHFHAVIANVTRGGDGKWRALRNDKLWQHNTLLNAMTMARFRLSVEKLGYEVGEFGKHGTFEAVGVPKAVRDSFSSRRAEILEAASQMNFSGPGVLDAATLMTRADKGRIEDRDALTQQWQEASARLGFDPATVIARANARSAQDLGNVTGLRPTMRALVRNVQALATTFAERLGLREGDPLIPSRLTNRSVEQVAAIHAVASAVRHLGEREAAFTRADIYRAALSFALPTSLADIEHRVDQLLRQGHLEKGRGADRELLTTRDAISLEQRIIAGVEDGRGAAPAIVSPDLAGSRLQALSQIKYGMTLNAGQEGAGRLLLGSNNRIVAIQGVAGAGKSTVLKPVAEILREEGRGVLGLAVQNTLVQMLERDTGIPSMTVSRFLARHRDLLEGPDADRLAEARADMRGTVVLLDEASMVGNADKEKLVRLANLLEIGRFASIGDRKQLGAVDAGKPFDVMQQAGIETAVMSTNLRARTEGLREAQKAAQEGRIEDAMRHLAPQVIEVGNDVAIEAAAAWLLLSTAEREATAIYASGRTLRSAVNDAVQTGLKASGELGPETMRLQTLSRVNVTREELRYASTYAPGMVVDVARRQRSQGLAAGEYRVVGTDVARERVTLENARGRQFEFRPGQIRLQGEQDPLRLFEVRALDIYTGDRIRWTETDHQRGLLNADQARIIAVDKGTVVVKTSLGAEHRLEQGDPMLRRLDLAYALNAHMAQGLTSDRGIAVMDSRERNLANQQTFLVTVTRLRDGLTLYVDNAGKLETAVERNAGMKRSALETVDLLRDAASKGQAKDRVAPAPERKPPELDRSITKPFEIGI, from the coding sequence ATGCTGTCGGTAGCCAATGTCCGCACCGCCGGCGGCGCGGCCAACTACTTCGCTGCCGACAATTACTACACGCGGGCGGATGCCGATCGCTCGGGTGAATGGCTGGGGAAGGGCGCTGCCGCGCTCGGGCTTACTGGTTCCGTAGACGCACGGCAATTCGAGGCGGTCCTTAAGGGACTGCTGCCCGATGGTAGCCGCGTGGGCAGTGACAACCGGGCGCACCGGGCGGGGACCGACCTCACCTTTTCGATGCCGAAAAGCTGGTCGGTCCTGGTTCTGGTGGGCGGCGACAAACGGATCCTCGATGCCTACGGGTCGGCCGTCCGGGAAACCCTGCGTTGGGCCGAAAAGAACCTAGCCGAAACCCGGATGGCGGTTCGCGGAAAGGAGCGTACCGTCCAGACCGGCAACCTTGCGATCGCGCTGTTCCAGCACGACACCAATCGCAACCAGGAGCCCAACGCGCACTTTCATGCCGTCATTGCCAATGTGACGCGAGGGGGCGACGGCAAATGGCGGGCGCTGCGCAATGACAAGCTCTGGCAGCACAATACCTTGCTCAATGCCATGACGATGGCGCGATTTCGCCTGAGCGTCGAGAAGCTCGGCTACGAGGTTGGTGAGTTCGGCAAGCATGGCACTTTCGAGGCCGTAGGTGTGCCCAAGGCGGTCCGCGATTCCTTCAGTTCCCGGCGAGCGGAAATCCTGGAAGCGGCCTCCCAGATGAACTTCTCAGGGCCAGGCGTGCTCGATGCTGCAACCTTGATGACCCGGGCCGACAAGGGGCGGATCGAAGATCGCGATGCGCTGACGCAGCAGTGGCAGGAAGCGTCCGCGAGGCTGGGCTTTGATCCAGCCACGGTGATTGCCAGAGCCAATGCTCGCAGTGCGCAGGATCTTGGCAATGTGACCGGCTTGAGGCCAACGATGCGCGCGCTTGTCCGCAATGTTCAGGCCCTCGCAACCACCTTTGCCGAGCGCCTTGGCCTGCGCGAAGGTGACCCGCTGATACCTTCCCGGCTGACCAACCGCAGTGTCGAGCAGGTCGCCGCAATTCATGCAGTCGCCTCGGCTGTGCGGCATCTGGGCGAGCGGGAGGCGGCTTTCACCCGGGCCGACATCTACCGTGCAGCGCTTAGCTTTGCGCTCCCAACCTCGCTCGCTGACATCGAGCACCGCGTCGACCAGCTGCTTCGCCAGGGACATCTGGAGAAGGGCAGGGGCGCTGACCGGGAACTGCTGACGACACGCGACGCTATAAGCCTCGAACAGCGCATCATTGCCGGGGTCGAAGACGGGCGCGGCGCCGCGCCGGCGATTGTTTCTCCCGACCTTGCGGGGTCCCGGCTGCAGGCCCTGTCCCAGATCAAATACGGCATGACCTTGAACGCCGGACAGGAAGGGGCAGGGCGTTTGCTGCTTGGCTCGAACAACCGCATCGTCGCGATCCAGGGCGTCGCGGGCGCAGGCAAGAGCACGGTCCTCAAACCCGTCGCTGAAATCCTGCGCGAGGAGGGTAGGGGCGTGCTTGGGCTCGCGGTGCAGAACACGCTGGTTCAGATGCTCGAGCGCGACACGGGTATTCCATCGATGACGGTGTCGCGGTTCCTCGCCCGGCACCGCGATCTCCTTGAAGGGCCCGATGCGGACCGTCTCGCCGAGGCGCGGGCCGACATGCGCGGCACCGTCGTGCTGCTCGACGAGGCCTCGATGGTCGGCAATGCCGACAAGGAGAAGCTGGTGCGGCTGGCCAACCTGCTCGAGATCGGCCGCTTTGCCAGCATTGGCGACCGCAAGCAACTGGGTGCCGTCGATGCCGGAAAGCCGTTCGATGTGATGCAGCAAGCCGGGATTGAGACGGCCGTCATGAGCACCAATCTCCGCGCACGGACAGAGGGCCTTCGAGAAGCACAGAAGGCGGCGCAAGAAGGGCGCATCGAAGACGCCATGCGCCATTTGGCACCCCAGGTGATCGAGGTGGGGAACGACGTTGCTATCGAAGCGGCCGCCGCCTGGCTGTTGCTTTCGACCGCCGAGCGCGAGGCAACCGCGATCTATGCCTCAGGCCGAACCCTTCGCAGCGCCGTGAACGATGCTGTGCAGACCGGCCTAAAGGCGAGCGGAGAGCTCGGTCCTGAAACCATGCGGCTCCAGACCCTGTCGCGCGTCAATGTAACCCGCGAGGAGCTGCGCTATGCGAGCACCTATGCGCCCGGCATGGTGGTCGATGTCGCGCGGCGTCAGCGCAGCCAGGGCCTTGCAGCAGGCGAATACCGTGTGGTCGGAACCGATGTGGCGCGCGAGCGGGTCACGCTGGAGAACGCGCGTGGCCGCCAGTTCGAGTTTCGTCCTGGTCAGATCCGGCTACAAGGTGAGCAGGATCCGCTACGCCTGTTCGAAGTCCGCGCCCTCGACATTTACACCGGCGACAGGATCCGGTGGACCGAGACGGATCACCAGCGGGGCCTGCTCAATGCCGACCAGGCCCGGATTATCGCAGTCGACAAAGGGACTGTCGTGGTGAAGACATCCTTGGGCGCAGAGCACAGGCTCGAGCAGGGCGACCCGATGCTGCGACGTCTCGATCTTGCCTATGCGCTGAATGCCCATATGGCGCAGGGGCTGACCTCCGATCGCGGCATTGCGGTGATGGACAGCCGCGAGCGCAATCTGGCCAATCAGCAGACGTTCCTGGTGACAGTCACGCGGCTGCGCGATGGCCTAACCTTATATGTCGACAATGCTGGCAAGCTTGAAACTGCGGTCGAACGCAATGCCGGCATGAAGCGCTCGGCGCTTGAAACGGTCGATCTCCTCCGCGATGCGGCATCCAAAGGTCAGGCCAAAGATCGCGTGGCTCCTGCACCGGAACGCAAGCCGCCAGAACTTGACCGTTCGATCACGAAGCCGTTCGAGATCGGCATCTAG